A genome region from Mycolicibacterium litorale includes the following:
- a CDS encoding circularly permuted type 2 ATP-grasp protein, translated as MVPSAGGLPGPVPADVDGVLAEYRAARAQQALFDVRGGAGTGYDEFVDAAGDIRPTWRELADCVVERGRAGLDRLRAVVRNLVDHDGITYIHVDQHGEAVGGDDDTGTPGPWHLDGLPLILDAEDWGRLESGLVQRSRLLDAVLTDLYGPQRSITSGVLPPQLVFAHPGYLRAARGIQIPGHRQLFLHGCDVSRGADGAFRVNADWTQAPSGAGYALADRRVVAHAVPELYERIGPRPASPWAQALRLALIDAAPEAAEEPVVVVLSPGIHSETAFDQAYLASVLGFPLVESADLVVRDGKLWMRSLGTLKRVDVVLRRVDAAYADPLDLRADSRLGVVGLVEVLRRGAVTVVNTLGSGILESPGLLRFLPELAAELLGETPLLATAPVYWGGIDLERSHLLGNLGSLLITPVTGGDPIVGPALSRSQRDELAARIDAAPWQWVGQELPQFSSAPTVHRRGGLSAASVGLRLFTVAQRGGYAPMIGGLGYLLAPGHAAYTLNSVAAKDIWIRTPARVTAERTTPAELDVPALSTPVTASPTREVSSPRVLSDLFWLGRYAERAEYTARLLDVTRERYHEYRYRQEMDGSACVPVLLTAIGELTGTDTGAGGDYAEMIAIAPTTLWAVTADRHRAGSLAQSIERLGSAARSVRDQMSNDTWMVLAAVEHAVLRSSAAPPESKAEGDAYLASAHSATLAGMLALSGVAAESMIRDAGWTIMDIGKRIERGLGLTGLLRATLIEAHSPDAEQTITESALVACESSVIYRRRMLGTVSVAAVADLLLFDAGNPRSLAYQLDRLREGLRVLPGSSGSSRPERLVDELATRLRRVDPADLEDVTPDARRAELADLLDAMHRDLRALSGVITAAHLSLPGDMQPLWGPDQRRMVP; from the coding sequence ATGGTCCCGTCCGCCGGGGGTCTGCCCGGACCCGTACCCGCCGATGTCGACGGCGTGCTCGCCGAGTATCGCGCCGCGCGCGCTCAGCAGGCGCTGTTCGACGTGCGGGGCGGCGCGGGCACCGGGTACGACGAGTTCGTCGACGCCGCGGGCGACATCCGGCCGACGTGGCGGGAGCTGGCCGACTGCGTCGTCGAACGCGGCCGCGCCGGCCTGGACCGGTTGCGTGCGGTCGTGCGCAACCTCGTCGACCACGACGGCATCACCTACATCCACGTCGACCAGCACGGTGAGGCGGTCGGCGGCGACGACGACACCGGCACGCCGGGCCCATGGCACCTCGACGGCCTGCCGCTCATCCTCGACGCCGAGGACTGGGGCCGCCTGGAATCCGGGCTGGTGCAACGCTCCCGGCTGCTCGACGCGGTGCTGACCGATCTCTACGGTCCCCAGCGCTCGATCACCAGCGGGGTGCTGCCCCCGCAACTGGTCTTCGCGCACCCGGGCTACCTGCGCGCGGCCCGCGGCATCCAGATCCCCGGCCACCGCCAGCTCTTCCTGCACGGGTGCGACGTCAGCCGCGGCGCCGACGGCGCGTTCCGCGTCAACGCCGACTGGACCCAGGCCCCGTCGGGCGCCGGCTACGCACTCGCCGACCGCCGGGTGGTCGCCCATGCCGTCCCCGAACTCTACGAACGGATCGGACCGCGGCCGGCGTCCCCGTGGGCCCAGGCGCTGCGGCTTGCGCTGATCGACGCGGCGCCGGAAGCGGCCGAGGAGCCGGTCGTGGTGGTGCTCAGCCCGGGGATCCACTCCGAGACCGCCTTCGACCAGGCCTATCTCGCCAGCGTGCTGGGTTTCCCGCTGGTGGAGAGCGCGGACCTCGTGGTGCGCGACGGCAAACTGTGGATGCGCTCGCTCGGCACCCTCAAACGGGTCGACGTGGTGCTGCGACGGGTCGACGCCGCCTACGCCGACCCGCTCGACCTGCGCGCCGACTCGCGGCTCGGGGTGGTCGGTCTGGTCGAGGTGCTGCGCCGCGGCGCGGTCACCGTGGTGAACACCCTGGGCAGCGGCATCCTCGAGAGTCCGGGGCTGCTGCGGTTCCTGCCGGAGCTGGCCGCGGAACTGCTGGGCGAGACACCGCTGCTGGCAACGGCGCCGGTGTACTGGGGCGGCATCGACCTGGAACGCTCGCACCTGCTCGGCAACCTGGGGTCGCTGCTGATCACACCGGTCACCGGCGGTGACCCGATCGTCGGCCCCGCGCTGTCGAGGAGCCAACGCGACGAGCTGGCCGCGCGGATCGACGCCGCCCCCTGGCAGTGGGTTGGCCAGGAGCTGCCGCAGTTCTCGTCCGCCCCGACCGTGCACCGCAGGGGCGGTCTGTCGGCGGCCAGTGTCGGGCTGCGGCTGTTCACCGTCGCCCAGCGCGGCGGCTATGCGCCGATGATCGGCGGGCTCGGCTATCTCCTGGCGCCCGGGCACGCCGCATACACGTTGAACAGCGTTGCCGCCAAGGACATCTGGATCCGGACGCCCGCACGGGTCACCGCGGAGCGCACCACACCCGCCGAACTCGACGTCCCCGCGCTGTCGACACCGGTCACCGCTAGCCCCACCCGCGAGGTCAGTTCCCCGCGCGTGCTGTCCGATTTGTTCTGGCTGGGCCGCTACGCCGAACGCGCCGAGTACACCGCCCGGCTGCTCGACGTCACCCGCGAGCGGTATCACGAATACCGCTACCGGCAGGAGATGGACGGCAGCGCGTGCGTGCCGGTGCTGCTCACCGCCATCGGAGAGCTCACCGGGACCGACACCGGCGCGGGCGGCGACTACGCCGAGATGATCGCGATCGCGCCGACCACGCTGTGGGCCGTGACCGCCGACCGGCACCGCGCCGGGTCGCTGGCACAGTCCATCGAACGGCTCGGCTCGGCCGCACGGTCGGTGCGCGACCAGATGTCCAACGACACGTGGATGGTGCTGGCCGCGGTCGAGCACGCGGTGCTGCGATCCTCGGCCGCGCCCCCGGAGTCGAAGGCCGAGGGCGATGCGTACCTGGCCTCGGCGCACAGCGCGACGCTGGCCGGCATGCTCGCCCTGTCAGGGGTGGCCGCCGAATCGATGATCAGGGACGCCGGCTGGACGATCATGGACATCGGCAAGCGCATCGAACGCGGCCTGGGGCTGACGGGGTTGCTGCGGGCCACGCTCATCGAGGCGCACAGCCCCGACGCCGAGCAGACCATCACCGAATCCGCGCTCGTGGCCTGCGAGTCCTCGGTCATCTACCGGCGGCGGATGCTGGGCACCGTGAGCGTGGCCGCGGTGGCCGACCTGCTGCTGTTCGACGCCGGGAACCCGCGCTCGCTGGCCTACCAGTTGGACCGGCTGCGCGAAGGGCTGCGGGTGCTGCCGGGCTCGTCGGGCTCGTCGCGTCCGGAGCGGCTCGTCGACGAGCTCGCCACCCGCCTGCGCCGGGTCGACCCCGCGGACCTCGAGGACGTCACGCCCGACGCGCGGCGTGCCGAACTGGCCGACCTGCTCGACGCGATGCACCGCGATCTGCGCGCCCTGTCGGGTGTCATCACCGCCGCCCACCTGTCCCTGCCGGGCGACATGCAGCCGCTGTGGGGGCCCGACCAACGACGGATGGTGCCATGA
- a CDS encoding DUF389 domain-containing protein — protein MLHLRVVAPEDLRDPVLDVLRSEVGVANILLYPGVSLDPSGDEITADIARECANDVIKRLKELDVHHRGAVTLEILDTVLSTRAHRAEEEADGDPADAVIWDELIGRTREEATLSVTFVTFLTLACLLTAIGVVTDSTVTVVGAMVLGPEFGPLAALAVALVQRRRGLARRAALALIVGFPIAMGITALCTLAAEALGWLTVDAVTHVDEVDFIFHVGPLSFVVALLAGAAGMLSLVSARATGLVGVFISVYTVTAAGFAVVAATVGQWDVAGKSALQLLVNLVGIVVAGVGVLVLRPKGTLIPRVAQT, from the coding sequence GTGCTGCATCTGCGGGTCGTCGCTCCGGAGGACCTGCGGGACCCCGTGCTCGATGTGCTCCGCAGCGAAGTCGGTGTCGCCAACATCTTGCTGTATCCCGGCGTGTCCCTCGACCCGTCCGGTGACGAGATCACCGCGGACATCGCCCGCGAATGTGCGAACGACGTCATCAAACGGCTCAAGGAACTCGACGTGCACCATCGCGGGGCGGTCACCCTCGAGATCCTCGACACCGTGCTCTCGACCAGGGCGCACCGCGCCGAGGAGGAGGCCGACGGCGATCCCGCCGACGCGGTCATCTGGGACGAACTGATCGGGCGCACACGTGAAGAGGCGACGCTGAGCGTCACGTTCGTGACGTTCCTGACTCTGGCGTGTCTGCTCACCGCGATCGGCGTGGTCACCGACTCGACGGTCACCGTCGTGGGCGCCATGGTGCTCGGACCGGAGTTCGGCCCGCTGGCGGCGCTGGCGGTCGCCCTGGTGCAACGCAGGCGCGGCCTCGCCAGGCGCGCCGCGCTGGCGCTGATCGTCGGGTTCCCGATCGCGATGGGCATCACGGCGCTGTGCACGCTGGCCGCCGAGGCGCTGGGCTGGCTGACGGTGGACGCCGTCACCCACGTCGACGAGGTCGACTTCATCTTCCACGTCGGGCCGCTGTCGTTCGTGGTCGCGCTGCTGGCCGGTGCGGCGGGCATGCTGTCACTGGTGTCGGCCAGAGCCACCGGTCTGGTCGGGGTCTTCATCTCCGTCTACACCGTGACCGCCGCCGGGTTCGCCGTCGTCGCGGCGACCGTCGGCCAGTGGGACGTGGCGGGGAAGTCGGCGCTGCAGCTGCTGGTCAACCTGGTCGGCATCGTGGTGGCGGGGGTGGGGGTCCTGGTGCTGCGGCCGAAGGGGACGCTCATCCCTCGCGTCGCGCAGACCTGA
- a CDS encoding winged helix-turn-helix transcriptional regulator: MTVLQGPLADRDAWSAVGQCPIEKTMSLLGTKTTMLLMREAFYGTTRFEDFWRRVGVTKAAAAARLSELVDAGLLERRPYQEPGQRRRDEYVLTDAGRDFMPVVWAMFEWGRRHVDDSRLRLTHLGCGEEATVEIRCAAGHEVPADELGMRLVRGR, from the coding sequence GTGACCGTGCTGCAAGGGCCGCTGGCCGACCGCGACGCGTGGTCTGCGGTGGGGCAGTGCCCGATCGAGAAGACGATGTCGCTGCTGGGCACCAAGACGACGATGCTGCTCATGCGCGAGGCGTTCTACGGCACCACCCGCTTCGAGGATTTCTGGCGCCGGGTCGGGGTGACCAAGGCGGCCGCCGCCGCGCGGCTGTCCGAGCTGGTCGACGCCGGACTGCTCGAGCGCAGGCCCTATCAGGAGCCCGGGCAGCGGCGCCGCGACGAATACGTGCTGACCGACGCCGGTCGCGACTTCATGCCCGTGGTGTGGGCGATGTTCGAGTGGGGCCGACGCCACGTCGACGACAGCCGGCTGCGGTTGACCCACCTCGGCTGTGGCGAGGAGGCCACCGTGGAGATCCGCTGCGCGGCCGGCCACGAGGTGCCCGCCGACGAACTCGGCATGCGACTGGTTCGGGGGCGTTAG
- a CDS encoding thiolase family protein, with protein MSGFRGRDAVIVGAVRTPIGKGKPGGALHEVLPADLLAHSLRELVARTGVDPALVDDVIAGAVTQVGDQAVNIARNALLGAGFPESVPGTTVDRQCGSSQQAISFAAQGVASGAYDIVIAAGVESMSRVPMGSSVLPGSNPFGDDFARRYPDGLVPQGISAELIAAKWNLSRTALDEFSAGSHEKAAAATKAGLFDQELAPIAGLATDEIIRPGTSVETLAGLKPAFYHPAYEERFPQIGWEITAGNSSPLSDGSAAVLITTSEVAKRLGLRPLARIHTAVAVGSDPLYMLTGVIPATEKVLTKAGLSLADIDLFEVNEAFAPVVLAWAADVGADLAKTNVNGGAIAIGHPLGASGVRIMTTMVNALEQRGGRYALQTMCEAGGMANATIIERL; from the coding sequence ATGAGCGGATTCCGAGGTCGCGACGCCGTCATCGTCGGGGCGGTGCGGACACCGATCGGCAAGGGCAAGCCGGGTGGCGCGTTGCACGAGGTGTTGCCCGCCGACCTGCTGGCCCACAGCCTTCGCGAACTCGTCGCCCGCACCGGCGTCGATCCCGCACTCGTCGACGACGTCATCGCCGGCGCCGTCACGCAGGTCGGCGATCAGGCCGTGAACATCGCGCGCAACGCCCTGCTCGGAGCAGGCTTCCCGGAGTCGGTTCCCGGCACCACCGTCGACCGCCAGTGCGGCAGCAGCCAGCAGGCCATCAGCTTCGCCGCCCAGGGCGTCGCCTCGGGGGCGTACGACATCGTGATCGCCGCGGGCGTGGAGTCGATGAGCCGGGTCCCGATGGGCTCATCGGTGCTCCCGGGCAGCAACCCGTTCGGCGACGACTTCGCCCGGCGCTACCCCGACGGGCTTGTGCCACAGGGTATTTCAGCCGAGCTGATCGCCGCGAAGTGGAATCTGTCGCGGACTGCGCTCGACGAGTTTTCCGCGGGCAGCCACGAGAAGGCCGCCGCGGCGACCAAGGCGGGGCTGTTCGATCAGGAGCTGGCCCCGATCGCCGGGCTGGCCACCGACGAGATCATCCGTCCGGGCACCAGTGTCGAGACACTGGCCGGGCTCAAGCCGGCGTTCTACCACCCCGCCTACGAGGAACGCTTCCCGCAGATCGGCTGGGAGATCACCGCAGGCAACTCGTCGCCGCTGTCCGACGGCAGCGCCGCGGTGCTGATCACCACGTCCGAGGTGGCCAAGCGGCTGGGCCTACGCCCGCTCGCGCGCATCCACACCGCGGTCGCCGTCGGGTCCGATCCGCTCTACATGTTGACCGGGGTGATCCCGGCTACCGAGAAGGTGCTGACCAAGGCGGGGCTGTCGCTGGCCGACATCGACCTGTTCGAGGTCAACGAGGCGTTCGCGCCGGTGGTCCTGGCGTGGGCCGCCGACGTCGGAGCCGATCTGGCGAAGACCAACGTCAACGGCGGCGCGATCGCGATCGGACACCCGTTGGGCGCCAGCGGAGTTCGGATCATGACGACGATGGTCAACGCCCTGGAGCAGCGCGGTGGCCGCTACGCCCTGCAGACGATGTGTGAGGCAGGCGGGATGGCCAACGCGACGATCATCGAACGGCTCTAG
- the arr gene encoding NAD(+)--rifampin ADP-ribosyltransferase codes for MTRPFEIHESGGYLHGTKADLAVGDLLVPGRPSNFEDGRVSNHVYVTQTLDAAVWGAELARGEGRGRIYLVEPQGALEDDPNVTDKKLPGNPTRSYRTREPVKVIGEITDWVGHSPEQLQAMRDGLADLQRRGLAVIYD; via the coding sequence ATGACGAGACCTTTCGAGATCCACGAGTCGGGTGGGTACCTGCACGGCACGAAGGCCGACCTCGCGGTGGGTGATCTGCTGGTGCCGGGGCGCCCGTCGAACTTCGAGGACGGCCGCGTCTCGAACCACGTGTACGTCACGCAGACGCTCGATGCCGCGGTGTGGGGAGCGGAGCTGGCCAGGGGCGAGGGCCGCGGCCGGATCTATCTCGTCGAGCCGCAGGGTGCGCTCGAGGACGATCCGAACGTGACCGACAAGAAGCTGCCCGGAAACCCGACCCGCTCCTACCGCACCCGCGAGCCGGTGAAGGTGATCGGCGAGATCACCGACTGGGTCGGGCATTCACCCGAACAGCTCCAGGCCATGCGCGACGGCCTCGCGGATCTGCAGCGCAGGGGACTTGCGGTCATCTACGACTAG
- a CDS encoding nitroreductase family deazaflavin-dependent oxidoreductase — translation MTQPDKNELIADVDSLNDFNKAIVEEFRSNDGVVGGPFEGATLLLLHTVGAKTGKARLTPLAYLTVDGKMLIVGSYAGAPKDPAWVHNLRALPRAHVEVGTEAYDVDVRELPPEERDAAYAKIVELAPTFAEYQANTDRVIPLFELTRV, via the coding sequence ATGACCCAGCCAGACAAGAACGAACTGATCGCCGACGTCGACTCGCTCAACGACTTCAACAAGGCCATCGTCGAGGAGTTCCGCAGCAACGACGGCGTCGTGGGCGGCCCGTTCGAAGGTGCCACGTTGTTGCTGCTGCACACCGTCGGCGCCAAGACCGGTAAGGCCCGGCTCACGCCGCTGGCGTACCTGACCGTCGACGGCAAGATGCTGATCGTCGGTTCCTACGCCGGTGCGCCGAAGGATCCGGCGTGGGTGCACAACCTGCGGGCGCTGCCGCGGGCTCACGTCGAGGTAGGCACCGAGGCCTACGACGTCGACGTGCGCGAACTGCCGCCCGAGGAGCGCGACGCCGCCTACGCGAAGATCGTCGAGCTGGCGCCCACGTTCGCCGAGTACCAGGCCAACACCGACCGCGTCATCCCGCTGTTCGAGCTCACCCGCGTCTGA
- the aspS gene encoding aspartate--tRNA ligase: MLRSHAAGSLRPADAGQNVTLAGWVARRRDHGGVIFIDLRDASGVSQVVFREGAVLEAAHRLRAEFCVAVEGVVEVRPEGNENPEIATGGVEVNATTLTVLGESAPLPFQLDEEAGEEARLRYRYLDLRREGPGNAIRLRSKVNAAAREVLARHDFVEIETPTMTRSTPEGARDFLVPARLQPGSFYALPQSPQLFKQLLMVAGMERYYQIARCYRDEDFRADRQPEFTQLDMEMSFVDADDVMAVSEEVLAALWALIGHDLPTPLPRITYAEAMRRFGSDKPDLRFGLELVECKEFFADTTFRVFQAPYVGAVVMPGGASQPRRTLDGWQEWAKQRGAKGLAYVLVGEDGTLGGPVAKNLTDAERDGLAAHVGANPGDCIFFAAGPVKSSRALLGAARIEIAKRLDMIDPDAWAFTWVVDWPLFEVAEEATAAGDVAVGSGAWTAVHHAFTAPQPQSEQTFDTDPGSALADAYDIVCNGNEIGGGSIRIHRRDVQERVFAMMGIDHDEAQDKFGFLLDAFTFGAPPHGGIAFGWDRITALLAGMDSIREVIAFPKSGGGVDPLTGAPAPITVQQRRESGIDAKPKKSEEA; this comes from the coding sequence GTGCTGCGCAGTCATGCCGCCGGATCGTTGCGACCCGCCGACGCCGGTCAGAACGTGACGCTGGCCGGATGGGTGGCGCGCCGGCGCGATCACGGTGGCGTCATCTTCATCGACCTGCGCGACGCGTCCGGGGTGTCCCAGGTGGTGTTCCGCGAAGGCGCCGTGCTCGAGGCCGCCCACCGGCTGCGCGCCGAATTCTGTGTCGCCGTCGAAGGCGTGGTCGAGGTCCGGCCGGAGGGCAACGAGAACCCCGAGATCGCGACCGGCGGCGTCGAGGTGAACGCCACCACGCTGACCGTGCTCGGCGAGAGCGCGCCGCTGCCGTTCCAGCTCGACGAGGAGGCCGGCGAGGAGGCCCGGCTGCGTTACCGCTACCTCGACCTGCGCCGCGAAGGCCCGGGCAACGCCATTCGGCTGCGCTCGAAGGTGAACGCCGCCGCCCGTGAGGTGCTGGCCCGCCACGACTTCGTCGAGATCGAGACACCGACGATGACCCGGTCCACCCCCGAGGGTGCGCGCGACTTCCTGGTGCCCGCGCGTCTGCAGCCCGGTTCGTTCTACGCGCTGCCGCAGAGCCCGCAGCTGTTCAAGCAGCTGCTGATGGTCGCCGGGATGGAGCGGTACTACCAGATCGCGCGCTGTTACCGCGACGAGGACTTCCGCGCCGACCGCCAACCCGAGTTCACCCAGCTCGACATGGAGATGAGCTTCGTCGACGCCGACGACGTGATGGCCGTGTCGGAGGAGGTTCTCGCGGCGCTGTGGGCGCTGATCGGTCACGACCTGCCGACACCGCTGCCGCGCATCACTTACGCCGAGGCGATGCGCCGCTTCGGCTCCGACAAGCCCGATCTGCGGTTCGGCCTCGAGCTCGTCGAGTGCAAGGAGTTCTTCGCCGACACCACGTTCCGCGTGTTCCAGGCGCCCTACGTCGGTGCCGTCGTCATGCCCGGCGGGGCCTCGCAGCCGCGCCGCACGCTCGACGGCTGGCAGGAGTGGGCCAAACAGCGCGGCGCCAAGGGGTTGGCCTACGTGCTGGTCGGCGAGGACGGCACGCTGGGCGGGCCCGTCGCCAAGAACCTCACCGACGCCGAACGCGACGGCCTCGCCGCCCACGTCGGCGCCAACCCGGGCGACTGCATCTTCTTCGCCGCGGGCCCGGTCAAGTCGTCGCGGGCGCTGCTGGGTGCCGCGCGCATCGAGATCGCCAAACGCCTCGACATGATCGACCCCGACGCGTGGGCGTTCACCTGGGTGGTCGACTGGCCGCTGTTCGAGGTGGCCGAGGAGGCGACCGCCGCCGGTGACGTCGCGGTCGGCTCCGGGGCGTGGACGGCGGTGCACCACGCGTTCACCGCACCGCAGCCGCAGTCGGAGCAGACGTTCGACACCGATCCGGGCAGTGCGCTCGCCGACGCCTACGACATCGTCTGCAACGGCAACGAGATCGGGGGCGGCTCGATCCGTATCCATCGCCGCGACGTCCAGGAGCGCGTGTTCGCGATGATGGGCATCGACCACGACGAGGCCCAGGACAAATTCGGATTCCTGTTGGACGCCTTCACATTCGGTGCGCCGCCGCACGGCGGTATCGCCTTCGGCTGGGACCGCATCACCGCGCTGCTGGCGGGGATGGACTCCATCCGCGAAGTGATCGCGTTCCCGAAGTCCGGCGGCGGCGTCGACCCGCTGACCGGTGCGCCCGCCCCGATCACCGTGCAGCAGCGCCGGGAGTCGGGAATAGATGCCAAGCCGAAGAAGTCGGAGGAAGCATGA
- a CDS encoding oxidoreductase, translating to MPTRIALVGPGAVGATVAALLYEAGRSVLLCGRTARTSLDVRPEDREPIVVPGPVHTDPAAVDGPVDVVLLAVKDTQNEASAPWLRRLCDEHTVVCALQNGVEQVERVGRFCPGATVVPAAVWVSAEPDPEGFVRIRTGARLVLPDTAAAATLADALRTPHLAVDCDPDFVTAAWRKLLVNAVVGLMVLTGRRAGMFRRDDIAALARRYLAECLAVARADGASLGDEVVDEIVGMIAGGPPDITTSMLTDREAGRPLEWDIRNGVIARKGAAYGIATPVSDILVPLLAAAGEG from the coding sequence ATGCCCACCCGCATCGCACTCGTCGGGCCCGGCGCCGTCGGCGCCACGGTGGCCGCCCTGCTGTACGAGGCCGGCCGCTCCGTGCTGCTGTGCGGCCGCACCGCCCGCACCTCGCTCGACGTCCGCCCCGAGGACCGCGAGCCCATCGTCGTGCCCGGCCCGGTGCACACCGATCCCGCGGCCGTCGACGGGCCCGTCGACGTGGTCCTGCTCGCGGTCAAGGACACCCAGAACGAGGCGAGCGCCCCGTGGCTGCGCCGGTTGTGTGACGAGCACACGGTGGTGTGCGCGCTGCAGAACGGCGTCGAGCAAGTCGAGCGGGTGGGGCGCTTCTGCCCGGGCGCGACGGTGGTGCCTGCCGCGGTGTGGGTCTCGGCGGAGCCGGACCCGGAGGGGTTCGTGCGCATCCGCACCGGCGCGAGGCTGGTGTTGCCTGACACCGCCGCGGCCGCGACCCTCGCCGACGCGCTCAGGACCCCGCACCTGGCCGTCGACTGCGATCCGGACTTCGTCACCGCGGCGTGGCGCAAGCTGCTGGTCAACGCGGTGGTCGGGTTGATGGTGCTGACCGGGCGCCGGGCCGGGATGTTCCGCCGCGACGACATCGCCGCGCTGGCCCGCCGCTACCTCGCCGAATGCCTCGCCGTCGCGCGGGCCGACGGGGCGTCGCTCGGCGACGAGGTCGTCGACGAGATCGTCGGCATGATCGCCGGCGGTCCGCCCGACATCACCACCTCGATGCTCACCGACCGGGAGGCCGGCCGCCCACTGGAGTGGGACATCCGCAACGGCGTGATCGCCCGCAAGGGCGCCGCGTACGGCATCGCGACACCGGTGAGCGACATCCTGGTGCCGCTGCTGGCCGCCGCGGGCGAGGGCTGA
- a CDS encoding SRPBCC family protein, which translates to MAMHACERVDLSFVDSAPYRFVSTVDLAITPEQVFEVLADAESWPHWATVITKVTWTSAEPRGIGTTRTVHMRGGIIGDEEFLAWEPFRHMAFRFNEASTGSIAAFAEDYRVVKTPGGCHLTWVMAMKPNGVAARLGMSLGRPVMGWLFQRFLHNLRRYTDERFAP; encoded by the coding sequence ATGGCCATGCACGCCTGCGAGCGCGTCGACCTGTCCTTCGTCGACTCCGCGCCGTACCGCTTCGTCAGCACCGTCGATCTCGCGATCACCCCTGAGCAGGTCTTCGAGGTGCTCGCCGACGCCGAATCGTGGCCGCACTGGGCGACGGTGATCACCAAGGTGACGTGGACGAGCGCGGAACCGCGCGGCATCGGCACCACCCGTACCGTCCACATGCGCGGCGGCATCATCGGCGACGAGGAGTTTCTCGCCTGGGAACCGTTCCGCCACATGGCCTTCCGGTTCAACGAGGCGTCGACGGGCAGTATCGCCGCCTTCGCCGAGGACTACCGCGTGGTGAAGACACCGGGCGGCTGCCACCTCACCTGGGTGATGGCGATGAAGCCCAACGGCGTGGCGGCGCGGCTGGGGATGTCGTTGGGCCGGCCGGTGATGGGCTGGTTGTTCCAGCGCTTCCTGCACAACCTGCGCCGCTACACCGACGAGCGGTTCGCCCCCTAG
- a CDS encoding carboxylesterase/lipase family protein, with protein MSAVAEVQTVAHTTLGRLRGTTEGGVHVWRGVPYARQPLGELRFTAPVPPEPWGGLRDALEHGPIPPQGKSFVGGGRDDPKNRDEACLTVTVWSPDAGASLPVMVWIPGGAFVYGAGHFQLYNGSRLAANGNVVVVNVTYRIGVFGGLDLSALGDGFDDNLALRDQLAALGWVRENIAAFGGDPDRVTVFGESAGATSVLALLACPAAEGLFARAIAQSPALPLIADPDTRAQRARRFLDLLGLDVDQVKAAPQRSLRRAAGHLQLESVAETPTLAYGLTHGLDLLPQHPIAAARAGAVHRVPLIVGTNSHEASMFAWGKPPMLPTTPAAAESWFQRCAPQARERILRAYPGHPRRQALVAIGSDVMFGAPTWAFADAYSAHAPTHVYRFDHTAVALRALGLGATHGSEIVHVHHSYASYLGRKLHPLGRRLLPSVGRRMQRTWLDFVTRGWAPGQEWREDWPRYDAVRRRTRVIRSMRDDSVDDPDALRRQAWSGIY; from the coding sequence GTGTCCGCCGTCGCCGAAGTTCAAACCGTCGCGCACACCACGCTCGGCCGGTTGCGCGGCACCACCGAAGGCGGCGTTCACGTCTGGCGAGGCGTCCCCTACGCCCGCCAACCGCTCGGTGAGCTGCGGTTCACCGCTCCCGTCCCGCCCGAACCGTGGGGCGGTCTGCGCGACGCGCTCGAACACGGGCCGATCCCGCCGCAGGGGAAATCGTTCGTCGGCGGCGGTCGCGACGACCCCAAGAACCGGGACGAGGCGTGCCTGACCGTGACCGTCTGGTCTCCGGACGCAGGCGCGTCGCTACCGGTGATGGTGTGGATCCCGGGCGGGGCGTTCGTCTACGGGGCGGGCCACTTCCAGCTCTACAACGGGTCGCGGCTGGCGGCCAACGGCAACGTGGTGGTCGTCAACGTCACCTACCGGATCGGCGTGTTCGGCGGGCTGGACCTCAGCGCACTGGGCGACGGATTCGACGACAACCTCGCCTTGCGTGACCAACTCGCCGCGTTGGGCTGGGTCCGGGAGAACATCGCCGCGTTCGGCGGCGACCCCGACCGCGTCACGGTGTTCGGCGAATCGGCCGGCGCCACGTCGGTACTGGCGCTGCTCGCCTGCCCGGCCGCCGAGGGGCTGTTCGCGCGGGCGATCGCGCAGAGCCCCGCCCTGCCCCTGATCGCCGACCCCGACACCCGCGCGCAGCGCGCCCGGCGGTTCCTCGACCTGCTCGGGCTGGACGTCGATCAGGTCAAGGCCGCCCCGCAGCGGTCACTGCGCCGCGCCGCGGGCCACCTGCAGCTGGAGAGCGTCGCCGAGACCCCGACGCTCGCCTACGGGCTGACCCACGGCCTCGACCTGCTGCCGCAGCACCCGATCGCGGCGGCCCGCGCCGGTGCGGTCCACCGGGTGCCGCTGATCGTCGGCACCAACAGCCACGAGGCGTCCATGTTCGCGTGGGGGAAGCCGCCGATGCTGCCGACCACTCCCGCCGCGGCCGAGTCGTGGTTCCAACGGTGTGCGCCCCAGGCCCGCGAGCGCATCCTGCGCGCGTATCCGGGGCATCCGCGGCGGCAGGCCCTGGTGGCGATCGGCTCCGATGTCATGTTCGGCGCGCCGACGTGGGCGTTCGCCGACGCCTACAGCGCGCATGCGCCCACCCACGTCTACCGCTTCGACCACACCGCGGTCGCGCTGCGGGCCCTCGGGCTGGGCGCGACCCACGGCAGTGAGATCGTGCACGTCCACCACAGCTACGCCTCGTATCTGGGACGCAAGCTGCATCCGTTGGGCCGGCGCCTGCTGCCGTCGGTGGGGCGGCGCATGCAGCGGACCTGGCTGGACTTCGTGACGCGCGGCTGGGCGCCGGGCCAGGAGTGGCGTGAGGACTGGCCGCGTTACGACGCGGTCCGACGCCGCACCCGGGTCATCCGCTCGATGCGCGACGACTCTGTCGACGACCCGGACGCGCTGCGGCGGCAGGCGTGGAGCGGGATCTACTAG